The proteins below are encoded in one region of Desulfonatronum thioautotrophicum:
- a CDS encoding DUF1016 N-terminal domain-containing protein → MREKSDRLPADYARLLADIRQRVRYAQTSAMLAVNADLIRLYWEIGSLIDARQNKEGWGAGVIPRLARDLHNELPEEKGFSERNIKRMLAFYREYPHLEFVPRPVAQTGPPPKVPQAVAQMNDAKKRLAALDSLSATQSRLGGIRLARHGQTHRRFRL, encoded by the coding sequence ATGAGGGAGAAGTCCGACCGACTCCCTGCTGACTACGCCAGGCTGCTGGCCGACATCAGGCAGCGCGTGCGGTACGCCCAGACCAGCGCCATGCTGGCGGTCAACGCGGATTTGATCCGTCTTTACTGGGAAATCGGCTCGCTGATTGATGCCCGCCAAAACAAGGAAGGCTGGGGCGCTGGCGTTATTCCCAGGCTTGCTCGCGATCTGCACAACGAATTGCCCGAAGAAAAAGGTTTTTCCGAGCGCAATATCAAGCGGATGTTGGCATTCTATCGGGAATACCCTCACCTGGAATTTGTGCCGCGACCTGTGGCACAAACAGGCCCTCCCCCAAAAGTGCCACAGGCTGTGGCACAAATGAACGATGCGAAGAAGCGGCTTGCCGCTCTTGATTCTCTGTCAGCAACCCAATCGCGTCTTGGCGGAATACGCCTTGCGCGGCATGGACAAACCCATCGGCGTTTCCGGCTTTGA
- a CDS encoding DNA modification system-associated small protein, whose product MKLSTDDKRMLEDLCRENGVSAEKVLKLLDTVRDYEFKERRTGIYDALREILKSEQGART is encoded by the coding sequence ATGAAGCTGTCCACCGACGACAAACGAATGCTGGAAGATTTGTGCCGGGAAAACGGCGTGAGCGCCGAAAAGGTGCTCAAGCTTCTGGATACTGTGCGCGACTATGAATTCAAGGAACGCCGTACCGGGATTTATGACGCACTGCGAGAAATTCTGAAGAGCGAACAGGGAGCCAGGACATGA
- a CDS encoding winged helix-turn-helix domain-containing protein, with the protein MISESDVERFAREPGLLVELCREVVAWLDNEVVDDEKTAMKAQLREIARAVDNLERHGIPVPEPLRAEKIRLVALLEGNAKAVHALQSLTDGLEGVVNDLKSRSGNVHEVATEKKQRSKRSKLPKTDYGTLRQMIVEVLRSKGGRARVVEVVDGVGERLQGQLLPGDLEVRQDGKTPVWRNNVQWTRLRMVQDGALRNDSPNGIWELSEDRR; encoded by the coding sequence ATGATTTCCGAGTCTGATGTCGAACGATTTGCGCGGGAGCCGGGTCTGTTGGTGGAACTGTGCCGGGAAGTGGTGGCATGGCTGGACAACGAGGTCGTGGATGATGAAAAAACAGCCATGAAAGCCCAGCTTCGCGAGATAGCCCGTGCCGTCGATAACCTCGAAAGACATGGCATACCGGTTCCCGAGCCATTACGAGCCGAAAAGATACGCCTTGTAGCGCTTCTGGAGGGGAACGCAAAAGCAGTGCATGCTCTCCAGAGTTTGACTGATGGGCTGGAGGGGGTGGTCAACGATCTTAAAAGTAGGAGTGGGAACGTTCATGAGGTAGCCACTGAAAAAAAGCAGCGTTCCAAGCGTTCCAAGCTGCCAAAAACGGATTATGGAACGCTGCGCCAGATGATCGTTGAGGTTTTACGTAGCAAGGGAGGTCGGGCAAGAGTGGTTGAAGTTGTGGATGGAGTTGGCGAGCGGTTACAAGGGCAGTTGCTGCCTGGCGACCTTGAAGTGCGCCAAGACGGAAAAACACCTGTCTGGCGAAATAATGTTCAATGGACACGCTTGAGGATGGTCCAAGACGGAGCTTTACGCAATGACTCTCCAAATGGCATTTGGGAATTGAGCGAGGATCGCCGATGA
- a CDS encoding DUF6884 domain-containing protein, with protein sequence MNCVRQLRPMSDQEAVLKNAAKHKKIVLISCANQKLQHQAKAKDIYVSTLFKLNLKYAISINPDEIYIISAKYGLLNIEKEIEPYDQTLNNMRIAEIKEWSKKVLMQIDSVASLENDEFIFLAGERYRKFLLPYINQTLVPFKGLRIGEQQKRLKELTT encoded by the coding sequence ATGAACTGCGTACGCCAACTACGACCAATGTCTGACCAGGAAGCGGTTTTAAAAAATGCTGCGAAGCATAAGAAAATCGTGCTTATTTCTTGTGCAAACCAAAAGTTGCAGCATCAAGCAAAGGCAAAGGATATTTATGTAAGCACACTTTTCAAGCTCAATCTTAAATATGCAATTAGCATCAATCCAGACGAAATTTACATTATTTCTGCAAAATATGGACTTTTGAATATAGAGAAGGAAATTGAACCATACGACCAAACGCTTAACAATATGCGAATAGCTGAAATCAAAGAGTGGTCGAAGAAAGTTCTCATGCAAATTGATTCAGTTGCCTCTCTAGAAAATGACGAGTTTATATTTCTTGCTGGCGAAAGATACAGAAAGTTTTTGCTACCTTACATCAATCAAACTCTTGTTCCTTTTAAGGGTTTGCGCATAGGTGAGCAGCAGAAGAGGCTGAAGGAATTGACAACATGA
- a CDS encoding winged helix-turn-helix domain-containing protein, translated as MISESEVERFVKEPGLLVELCREVVKGLGVGTERHETAAMEIQLREIARTIEKLDKQGVSVPEAFRAEKTRLAAALGTHAEADQVFSGLADGLEDVLQDIRAHIGRTSQLRKANTAYVDRSRSESSKTGQHVFRQLIIDALQHLGGSAHKRDIYKEIERKYANHFLPGDLEYLPDGKRISWENRCDWVGMTLQKDGLLKKMDSPRGFWKLSEGHQ; from the coding sequence ATGATTTCCGAATCTGAGGTTGAACGATTTGTGAAGGAGCCGGGTCTGTTGGTGGAACTGTGCCGGGAAGTGGTGAAAGGGTTGGGCGTTGGGACTGAAAGGCACGAGACGGCGGCCATGGAAATTCAGTTGCGGGAGATTGCCCGGACCATTGAGAAGCTGGACAAGCAAGGGGTGTCGGTTCCGGAGGCATTTAGAGCGGAAAAAACTCGCCTGGCGGCCGCATTGGGAACTCATGCCGAAGCTGATCAAGTTTTCAGCGGTTTGGCTGATGGACTGGAAGACGTGCTCCAGGACATCAGGGCGCATATCGGTCGCACGTCACAGTTGCGGAAGGCGAATACAGCGTACGTTGATCGTTCTCGTTCAGAATCTTCAAAAACAGGTCAGCATGTATTTCGGCAGCTCATTATCGATGCGTTGCAGCACCTCGGCGGTTCCGCTCATAAACGAGATATCTACAAGGAAATTGAAAGAAAATACGCTAATCACTTCCTGCCTGGCGATCTTGAATACCTTCCGGATGGCAAGCGAATTTCTTGGGAGAACCGCTGCGACTGGGTGGGCATGACGTTGCAAAAGGACGGGCTGCTCAAGAAAATGGACAGTCCGAGAGGGTTTTGGAAACTCAGCGAGGGCCACCAATGA
- the dndD gene encoding DNA sulfur modification protein DndD: MKFIKLTIENYKSFQFATEIPFPVADDGRSIFLIGGMNGAGKTSIMEAINFCLYGAKQDEIFRSVNRREKARGNANVVFELVMEMDDGDELIVKRSWSAGAVAEPKPRDLAERLVVVRGGKRVSVQNREMWQEYIRTAIPPGITQFFFFDGEKIQEIAADDHSEVRLKSSLEAALGIQHINRLAADLTYIKQEERKGFVAISDEDMEFKQSELKKERGKLGRKQAERSELQAELEDFQEQLAEAKKRFGAAFHAEPDSREALRAQEKQRIQIANRLAQVESEIRALCEQVLPYALAGRLFDDIREQIEKERDSSTGAVIREHAAELAQRLVRVVEEPEPIYRERLSPEKMLELERRIVRLLQEGEGGNDVPKMLNLSDRDAARVLNQMETVERSEVFLIQPLLEEKRELEAQARTLIGLSGLGGMSESERELFDQLQAEMESCSAQVGRKTEQLRLVEEDIFSLEKRISEIEMEIEKLFARHSVSKERAEFIEECDAIAGVLNQFIIRLRKNKVQLLQEKTFEMYRRLSSRGGLIKDILINDKTYEVRILDRSGHEIRKSGLSAGEKEVFAVSLLWGLAQTSQLKLPIIIDTPLSRLDSMHRDNIVTNYFPNAGEQVVILSTDTEIDADYYRKLRPHLSGAGRLVFDQRQELTTFSTGYFWEK, translated from the coding sequence ATGAAATTCATCAAACTGACCATTGAGAACTACAAATCCTTCCAGTTTGCCACGGAGATTCCCTTTCCGGTTGCCGATGACGGGCGGAGCATTTTTTTGATTGGCGGGATGAACGGCGCGGGAAAGACGTCGATCATGGAGGCGATCAATTTCTGTTTGTACGGGGCCAAGCAGGACGAGATTTTTCGGAGCGTCAATCGGCGGGAAAAGGCCAGGGGCAATGCCAATGTTGTCTTTGAACTGGTCATGGAGATGGATGACGGCGACGAGCTGATCGTCAAGCGATCCTGGAGCGCCGGGGCTGTGGCCGAGCCCAAGCCCCGCGACCTTGCCGAGCGGCTGGTCGTGGTTCGCGGGGGCAAGCGGGTTTCGGTGCAGAATCGGGAAATGTGGCAGGAGTATATCCGCACGGCCATCCCGCCGGGGATAACGCAGTTCTTTTTTTTCGACGGCGAAAAGATTCAGGAAATCGCCGCGGACGATCATTCCGAGGTCCGGCTGAAATCCTCCCTGGAAGCGGCCCTGGGCATCCAGCATATCAACCGCTTGGCTGCCGATCTGACCTACATCAAGCAGGAAGAGCGCAAGGGGTTTGTGGCGATTTCCGACGAGGACATGGAGTTCAAGCAGAGCGAGCTGAAAAAGGAGCGCGGCAAGCTTGGCCGCAAACAGGCGGAACGTTCGGAGCTGCAGGCGGAATTGGAGGATTTTCAGGAGCAGTTGGCTGAGGCCAAAAAACGATTCGGGGCGGCCTTTCATGCGGAGCCGGATAGCCGGGAAGCCCTGCGCGCCCAGGAAAAACAGCGCATCCAGATTGCCAATCGCCTGGCCCAGGTGGAGAGCGAAATCCGCGCTCTTTGTGAGCAGGTTCTGCCGTATGCCCTGGCCGGCAGGCTTTTTGACGACATCCGCGAGCAGATCGAAAAGGAACGGGATTCCTCCACCGGGGCGGTCATCCGCGAACATGCCGCGGAGCTGGCCCAGCGTCTGGTCCGGGTGGTGGAGGAGCCGGAGCCCATTTACCGGGAAAGGCTCTCCCCGGAAAAGATGCTGGAACTGGAACGGCGCATCGTGCGTCTGCTCCAGGAGGGAGAGGGCGGAAACGATGTGCCCAAGATGCTCAATCTCTCGGACCGGGACGCCGCACGGGTACTCAACCAGATGGAGACCGTGGAGCGCAGCGAGGTGTTCCTGATTCAGCCGCTATTGGAGGAAAAGCGCGAGCTGGAGGCCCAGGCGCGGACCCTGATCGGCTTGAGCGGGCTGGGCGGGATGAGCGAGTCGGAGCGGGAGCTGTTCGATCAGCTTCAGGCTGAAATGGAGAGCTGTTCGGCCCAGGTCGGGCGCAAGACCGAGCAATTGCGGTTGGTGGAGGAAGACATTTTCAGCCTGGAGAAGCGGATCAGCGAGATCGAGATGGAAATTGAAAAGCTCTTCGCCAGGCACAGCGTCTCAAAAGAGCGAGCGGAATTTATTGAGGAATGCGACGCCATCGCCGGGGTGCTGAACCAGTTCATCATTCGTCTGCGCAAGAACAAGGTCCAACTGCTGCAGGAAAAGACCTTTGAGATGTACCGCCGCCTTTCCAGTCGCGGGGGGTTGATCAAGGACATCCTGATCAACGACAAAACCTACGAAGTACGGATTTTGGATCGCAGCGGCCACGAGATCAGGAAGTCCGGACTTTCAGCGGGAGAGAAAGAAGTCTTTGCCGTGTCCCTGCTCTGGGGCTTGGCCCAGACCAGCCAGCTCAAGCTGCCCATCATCATCGACACCCCGCTTTCCCGGCTGGACAGCATGCACCGGGACAACATCGTGACCAACTATTTCCCCAATGCCGGGGAACAGGTGGTGATCCTTTCCACGGACACGGAAATCGACGCCGACTACTACCGGAAGTTGCGGCCGCACTTGAGCGGGGCCGGCCGCCTCGTCTTTGACCAGCGGCAGGAGCTGACGACTTTTTCCACTGGATATTTCTGGGAGAAATAA
- a CDS encoding DndE family protein, with product MADRLYTSSEADEILSALRYETRLEKAVLARMAFSLSLVRVGTKVPRSPNFSGAQINRPTFFGEHELFLRTVLGMAYKKPDISEEELFSNRSLTKNHIDHGMGLLGELFQECGRSGDALLARVVQEVEFAGRREQHGQGLDIFIGRTVLQRTELVMELNNTARHANSHLAIMGKPGTGKTQFLLKILADIRIQSHFQTNFIYFDYKGDVVDNQRFLEVAKVQPFGLLQGGQSLPVNPFILPAYDEQTVNVSAREKAESFASINAKLGVVQKGALTEAIRAAYAQRAGSPAPYPDFHDVYQIVSRMYEEDNKKDDSLIEVLRDLAEFDLFWRHGSDVQPIDRLSNRTILIDVHAMPVLKELVAYLVIERLYKEMALLPDSPVKDGRRTIRTILVIDEAHNYLNQKNMFLQRIIREGRSKGIVVFFASQSPNDYQQKFFNFQELLEFAYIFQCEGVSAVSVQEILGCNSKSAKELQTEIARLEPWQVISRSTEKTEEFVKFTAEAFYKCY from the coding sequence ATGGCTGATCGACTGTACACATCCAGCGAAGCGGATGAAATCCTCAGCGCCCTGCGCTACGAAACCAGGCTGGAAAAAGCGGTCCTTGCCCGGATGGCCTTCTCCCTTTCCTTGGTCCGGGTCGGAACCAAGGTGCCTCGCAGTCCGAATTTCAGCGGTGCGCAGATAAACCGGCCAACGTTCTTTGGGGAACATGAACTCTTTCTGCGTACGGTCCTGGGCATGGCCTACAAGAAACCGGACATCAGCGAGGAGGAACTGTTTTCCAACAGGTCGCTGACCAAGAACCATATTGACCATGGAATGGGTCTGCTGGGCGAACTGTTTCAGGAGTGCGGACGATCTGGAGACGCCCTGCTTGCCCGTGTCGTACAGGAAGTGGAGTTTGCGGGCCGGCGCGAACAGCATGGCCAGGGTTTGGATATCTTCATCGGTCGGACGGTGCTGCAGCGGACTGAATTGGTCATGGAGCTGAACAACACTGCCCGACATGCCAACTCCCATCTGGCCATCATGGGCAAGCCGGGCACGGGCAAGACCCAGTTTCTGCTCAAAATCCTCGCGGACATCCGTATCCAGTCCCACTTCCAGACCAACTTCATCTATTTCGACTACAAGGGCGACGTGGTGGACAACCAGCGGTTTCTGGAAGTCGCCAAGGTCCAGCCCTTCGGCCTGCTCCAGGGCGGCCAAAGCCTGCCCGTGAACCCGTTCATCCTCCCGGCCTACGACGAGCAGACCGTGAACGTCTCGGCCCGGGAAAAGGCGGAAAGTTTCGCGTCCATCAACGCCAAGCTCGGCGTGGTCCAGAAGGGCGCCCTGACCGAGGCCATCCGGGCCGCCTACGCCCAGCGTGCCGGAAGCCCCGCCCCGTATCCGGATTTCCACGACGTTTATCAGATTGTCTCCAGGATGTACGAGGAGGACAACAAAAAGGACGACAGCCTGATCGAGGTGCTGCGCGACCTGGCGGAGTTTGACCTTTTCTGGCGGCATGGCAGCGATGTCCAGCCCATCGACCGCCTGTCCAACCGAACCATCCTCATTGACGTCCATGCCATGCCGGTTCTCAAGGAGCTTGTGGCCTATCTGGTCATCGAACGCCTGTACAAGGAAATGGCGCTCCTGCCGGACAGCCCGGTCAAGGACGGCCGCCGGACCATCCGGACCATTCTGGTCATCGACGAGGCGCACAACTACCTGAACCAGAAAAACATGTTCCTGCAACGCATCATCCGGGAAGGACGCTCCAAGGGTATCGTGGTCTTTTTCGCAAGCCAATCCCCCAACGATTATCAGCAAAAATTTTTCAATTTTCAAGAGTTACTTGAGTTTGCCTATATTTTCCAGTGTGAGGGTGTATCGGCTGTTTCAGTCCAAGAGATACTGGGTTGTAACAGTAAATCAGCAAAGGAACTACAGACGGAAATCGCTCGCTTGGAACCATGGCAGGTAATTTCTCGGAGTACTGAGAAGACGGAAGAGTTCGTTAAATTTACAGCGGAAGCATTTTATAAATGTTATTAG
- a CDS encoding Uma2 family endonuclease translates to MFNQPQPVSPSTAQDYLAWEVEQEGKHEYYYGEIFAMGGASRRHVTVALNVAADLNEQLAGSPCRAYMADMMVEAVADEVYYYPDVFVTCDPTDHRADRFMRSPVLVVEVLSPSTEAYDRGEKFAKYRLISSLREYVLIDPERLTVEAYRRTGEGVWTLRDVPNGEPLYLDGLKLEIAWQRMFRNVAE, encoded by the coding sequence ATGTTCAACCAGCCCCAACCCGTATCCCCATCTACCGCCCAGGACTATCTCGCCTGGGAAGTGGAGCAGGAGGGCAAGCATGAGTATTATTACGGTGAAATCTTCGCCATGGGAGGCGCTTCCCGGCGGCATGTGACCGTGGCCTTGAATGTGGCCGCGGATCTGAACGAACAACTCGCGGGCTCCCCGTGCCGCGCTTATATGGCGGACATGATGGTGGAGGCGGTGGCGGACGAGGTGTATTACTATCCGGACGTGTTCGTGACCTGCGATCCGACTGATCATCGGGCGGATCGGTTCATGCGGTCGCCGGTTCTGGTGGTCGAGGTGCTGTCGCCTTCCACCGAAGCCTATGACCGGGGGGAGAAGTTTGCCAAGTATCGTTTGATTTCGTCCTTGCGGGAATACGTGCTGATCGATCCGGAGCGTTTGACCGTGGAGGCGTATCGGCGGACGGGCGAGGGCGTCTGGACCCTGCGTGACGTGCCGAATGGTGAGCCGTTGTACTTGGACGGCTTGAAGTTGGAGATCGCCTGGCAGCGGATGTTCCGGAACGTGGCGGAGTGA
- a CDS encoding ATP-binding protein translates to MKQLFKKIITDFQESKIKPTVPRDMEIPLESGKVVSLVGVRRSGKTSLLYQIIESLQEQVDPTSIVYVNFEDDRLFPLELPHLDALVEAYYEIYPYNRDHKVWLFLDEIQNVPNWELFVRRIYDTMNLEIFITGSSSKLLGADLSTALRGRTITYEVFPFSFKEYLRARGIEIAPHSSRSSSFAANAFEDYILHGGFAETIAATSDVRTRTLSDYADLIIYKDIVERHGIKNLALMKHLVKYCLTNMATSASMNRLFNDFKSQGFKVGKDTLFEYFSYLSDAYAVFSVPVFRNSVREEQRNPKKIYAVDNGFKSIFDASLSPDYGRLYENATFLHLRRHTREVYYFLQQQEVDFYCRIQGRRVIANVCLDLHAPDTRKRELNGLAEALAYFDSDQGWLLTRSHEETVIHDGRTITILPLWKWLVEGEV, encoded by the coding sequence GTGAAGCAGCTTTTCAAGAAAATCATCACGGACTTTCAGGAGTCGAAAATCAAGCCGACTGTTCCACGGGACATGGAAATCCCCCTGGAGTCCGGAAAGGTCGTTTCCTTGGTCGGGGTCAGGCGCAGCGGCAAGACTTCACTCCTGTACCAGATTATTGAGTCCTTGCAGGAGCAAGTTGATCCAACCAGCATCGTGTACGTGAATTTCGAGGACGACCGGCTTTTTCCGCTGGAACTGCCGCATCTGGACGCCCTCGTGGAAGCTTATTACGAGATTTATCCATACAATAGGGACCACAAGGTCTGGCTTTTCCTGGATGAGATCCAGAATGTCCCGAATTGGGAACTTTTTGTGCGCCGCATTTACGATACCATGAACCTGGAAATCTTCATCACGGGTTCATCCTCCAAACTGCTGGGCGCTGACCTTTCCACTGCTTTGCGGGGCCGGACCATCACCTACGAGGTTTTTCCCTTCTCGTTCAAGGAGTATCTGCGTGCCCGAGGCATTGAGATCGCCCCGCATTCATCCAGATCATCAAGCTTTGCGGCCAATGCCTTTGAGGACTACATCCTCCACGGGGGCTTTGCCGAGACCATTGCCGCCACGTCGGACGTCAGGACGCGGACCCTGTCGGACTATGCGGACCTGATCATCTACAAGGACATTGTGGAGCGTCACGGAATCAAGAACCTCGCTCTGATGAAGCACCTCGTCAAATATTGCTTGACGAACATGGCCACCAGCGCCAGCATGAACAGGCTTTTCAATGATTTTAAATCCCAGGGCTTCAAGGTCGGCAAGGACACGCTGTTCGAGTATTTTTCCTACCTGAGTGACGCGTATGCCGTGTTCAGCGTGCCGGTATTCAGGAATTCCGTGCGGGAAGAGCAGCGCAACCCGAAAAAAATCTATGCCGTGGATAACGGGTTCAAGTCCATCTTCGATGCCTCTCTGTCCCCGGATTACGGGAGGCTCTACGAGAATGCGACGTTTCTGCACCTGCGTCGCCATACCAGGGAGGTGTACTACTTTCTTCAGCAGCAGGAAGTGGATTTTTATTGCCGGATCCAGGGCCGTCGGGTCATTGCCAATGTCTGCCTCGACCTGCACGCCCCGGACACGCGCAAAAGAGAACTGAACGGCCTTGCCGAAGCCCTGGCATACTTCGACTCCGACCAGGGATGGCTGCTGACCAGGAGCCACGAAGAAACCGTGATCCATGACGGCAGAACCATCACCATCCTTCCCTTGTGGAAATGGCTGGTGGAGGGTGAGGTTTGA